The DNA region CGCGAATACGTCCAACGGGAAAAGCTCTAAAGACTTAGGGCGCGCAATCGACCACACTGCGCGCGGTCAGCGTGGTCTATGGGCATGTCTGCCACCGCGCAGATCTTTGAATAAATGGATTGGCCGTATGCTTGCCAACACGCAAGTTGAGTGACACACAGCCGGCTTAGACGTTGCAGTATGCTAATGCTCGGTAATCTAGGATAGATCCAACGGCACGAGGACAACGCCCACATAAGCCTGAATCACGCAACAAGGCGACATAACATGGGTGAGTCGAAGAGGGATCTTATGTTCGCTGCCATCGTAATGGCAGCGTCATAAAATATAGCTAATACACTGTTTTAATTATAATTTAAGCCAAACATTGCTTATTTACAACGTTCGACACCAGCCATTGCTGGTCAGCCGCACGCCTTAGTTATATAAACAACTCATGAATATTACGCAGGTCGCTTTTACCTTCGCTCAGCTCTTCTGGTGTCAGCCCAGAGACTTCGTGCGGAAACACTAGCCATTCATCAGAAGAATGGATGTAGTAATCCGGCTTCATCGGCACCATAGTATTTTTGGGTTTGTAATAAGGACAAGCGATACGGATCTCCCGAGGCAGGTTCAGGCGCATCATCTGTGACAGTTTTTCTTTCAAGGCATATACGCTACGACCGGAGTCAAATACATCATCGACAATCAGCAATGCATCATCAGCATTGGCATTTTCCATGATGTAGTGCAAACCATGCACTTTGATCTCTTTACTCTGCTTATCGTTGCCGATGCCATAGTATGAAGAGGTGCGAACGGCGATATGATCGGTTTCGACTTTTTTGAAATCAAAATATTCCTGTACCGCAATACCGATTGGAGCACCACCGCGCCAGATCCCCACAATAAACTGCGGGCGAAAGCCACTGTTATAAACCTGAGCTGCCAGGCGGAATGAATCTTCCAGTAATTCCTGTGCGGTGATATAGCGTTTTTCGATCATTGCAACGACCCCATCATGTAACATGCCAATTCCCAGCCGCCCCAACTGTGCGTCACAACAGTTGTCTGTCACCCGTGGTGTATTGAAAAGACGGTTTCCGGTTTTGGGCGCGCATTTTATACCAATTTAGCGGTTACCGCCTTGCTTTATGCAGTTTCTTTTGTGAAATGCAGCAAAAGTATCTGCAAAAAATTAACCGCCTTGGTAAGCCGTGCCGCCAGACCACTTTTATCATTGTAAAACAATGGCGACATCGTAGAATGCAAGGTCGCGGTTTAGTGTAATACAGGAACAAGAAATGACTGATTTAACAACTATTGTTAAGCGCCGCTACACCAGCAAGGCGCTGGATCCCAACAAAAAAATTCCCCAAGAAAAAATTGATCAGCTAAAAACCCTGTTGCAGTTTGCACCTTCTTCGGTCAACTCCCAGCCATGGCATTTTGTTATTGCCGCGACCGCTGAAGGAAAGGCTAAAGTCGCTGAAGCTACTGTCAACTATGCCTTTAATACACCGAAAATCCTGAATGCTTCTCACGTGGTGGTGTTGTGTACTCGCAATTACATCACCGATGAATACTTGGAGCATCTGGCTGACCAGGAACAACAGGATGGCAGGATCCCTGATGAAGCTGCCAGACAAGCACTGCAAAATGGCCGCAAATTTTTCGTCAATATGCACCGTTATGAACAAAAAGATCTGCAACACTGGATGGAAAAGCAAACCTATCTGGCGCTGGGAACTTTACTGCTGGGTGCTAGCGTCTTAGAGATAGGCGCCACACCGATAGAAGGATTTGACGCGACCACCCTTAATAAAGTACTGGGGCTGCGTGAGCAAGGACTTAACGCCAGCGTTATTGTGGCGCTAGGCTACAGTGATGCCAGCGACTTTAATGCCAAACTGCCTAAGTCTCGCTTGCCGCAGCATGAGGTTATCAACGAAATTTAAGTGACTTAAGGGAACAGCATACGGCTGTTCCCTGCTATTTCTGGGCACTTTTAGCTTGCTCCGTGAGCGAGCTGTGGCATAGTAGGTTTTATCGCCAGTTCAGGAAGAATGACGCTATGCTGCTTGCCAGACCTGCTATCCCCCACCTGCCGATGACGCTTCAGATATTTGCCGCCATCATGAAGACAACCCGTTGATATGGCCATTGATGACACTGCTGAAAGCCTCGATACACAGCTGGAAAGTGCATCATCTTGCCGCAGAGTTACAACAACGGGGATTGATGAGCCAGCTTGATGACAATCCTGAAAAAGATCTGTTCAAACGTAATTTTCTGTTGATGAATGCACTCTACGAATTGCAGGAAATGCTCTTGCCGCAGCAGTGGCTGCAAGTGCAATCGATGGAGATCAAGCTGTTTCGTATTGCGCCAGCAAATCCACGCAGGTTGCAACTTCAGGATCAGTCATTGCGAGATTATTACCTAGACTGGCGCAATTACGACACCTGCGCCAATGTCGTCAAAGAGATGCTGGCGTCATTCTGGCACTCTTATCAGCAATATATTGGTGCAGTGCCAGAGCGATTGGCCTACCTGGAAGCATTACAGGTCATGGAACTCGACAACACTGCCAGCGAACGTGATATCCGCCGCCAATGGCGCAAACTGGCGTTACGTTGGCATCCTGATAGGCCCGATGGTGATGCGGCAAGATT from Shewanella dokdonensis includes:
- a CDS encoding phosphoribosyltransferase — translated: MIEKRYITAQELLEDSFRLAAQVYNSGFRPQFIVGIWRGGAPIGIAVQEYFDFKKVETDHIAVRTSSYYGIGNDKQSKEIKVHGLHYIMENANADDALLIVDDVFDSGRSVYALKEKLSQMMRLNLPREIRIACPYYKPKNTMVPMKPDYYIHSSDEWLVFPHEVSGLTPEELSEGKSDLRNIHELFI
- the nfsB gene encoding oxygen-insensitive NAD(P)H nitroreductase, with protein sequence MTDLTTIVKRRYTSKALDPNKKIPQEKIDQLKTLLQFAPSSVNSQPWHFVIAATAEGKAKVAEATVNYAFNTPKILNASHVVVLCTRNYITDEYLEHLADQEQQDGRIPDEAARQALQNGRKFFVNMHRYEQKDLQHWMEKQTYLALGTLLLGASVLEIGATPIEGFDATTLNKVLGLREQGLNASVIVALGYSDASDFNAKLPKSRLPQHEVINEI
- a CDS encoding DNA-J related domain-containing protein, yielding MIWPLMTLLKASIHSWKVHHLAAELQQRGLMSQLDDNPEKDLFKRNFLLMNALYELQEMLLPQQWLQVQSMEIKLFRIAPANPRRLQLQDQSLRDYYLDWRNYDTCANVVKEMLASFWHSYQQYIGAVPERLAYLEALQVMELDNTASERDIRRQWRKLALRWHPDRPDGDAARFREVCEAWQVLRGS